A genomic stretch from Oncorhynchus kisutch isolate 150728-3 unplaced genomic scaffold, Okis_V2 scaffold2212, whole genome shotgun sequence includes:
- the LOC116369546 gene encoding gastrula zinc finger protein XlCGF57.1-like — translation MSKLQSFRVFLNERLTAAAVEIFGAVEETVAEYHEENDRLRRLLRITPEIKLCRIDSLQLSVSEEEVLPEQQHCEQEWSPSLGQENPELPQIKEEQEELRTSQEEDQLQGLEADFKITPSCVKSECDQEDPFQSFTSPQTQTVENRESDPKQVVLTPFVTVTHLKGLNIPCDPPDNQNNASSHSSTLSSDPAALDSSPSLDPSPSMAEHSSSTSRKTHHCCECGENFALKADLQRHMTLYKKRLRECSFCRKRCTSTCKLKAHIRLCHSGRPCTCPVCAKTFKLKGYLSKHMRIHTGVGEKPFSCGDCGKSFNLKGNLKNHMLTHTGNKSFSCGDCGKSFIHKWNLRSHMLTHTGEKPFSCGDCGKSFNQEGNLRIHKRTHTGGKPFSCDNCGKSFNQKGSLKKHKLTHTGEKPFSCGDCGKSFNQKGNLRNHKLTHTGEKPFSCNDCGKSFTQKSNLLTHVKKIHKGGKQD, via the exons ATGTCTAAACTCCAGTCGTTTCGTGTGTTTTTAAATGAGCGTTTAACGGCGGCAGCTGTGGAGATTTTCGGGGCAGTTGAAGAAACGGTAGCGGAGTACCACGAGGAGAATGATCGGTTACGGAGACTGCTGCGGATCACACCGGAGATAAAACTATGTAGGATAG ACTCCctgcagctctctgtctctgaggaggAGGTTCTCCctgagcagcagcactgtgagcAGGAGTGGAGCCCCAGTCTGGGGCAGGAGAACCCAGAGCTTCcacagattaaagaggaacaggaggaactcAGGACCAGTCAGGAGGAAGACCAGCTTCAAGGGCTGGAGGCTGATTTCAAAATCACTCCTTCCTGTGTGAAAAGTGAATGTGACCAGGAGGACCCATTTCAGTCCTTCACTTCTCCCCAAACCCAGActgtggagaacagagagagtgatcCTAAACAAGTGGTTCTCACACCTTTTGTTACTGTGACCCACCTTAAGGGTCTCAACATTCCCTGTGACCCTCCAGATAATCAAAACAATGCCTCCAGCCACAGCTCCACCTTAAGCAGCGACCCAGCGGCACTTGACAGCAGCCCATCGTTGGATCCCAGCCCATCGATGGCGGAACATTCTTCCAGCACGTCTAGAAAAACTCACCACTGCTGTGAATGTGGTGAAAACTTTGCTCTGAAAGCTGACCTGCAGAGGCATATGACTCTCTACAAGAAGAGACTCCGTGAATGCAGTTTCTGCAGAAAACGCTGCACCTCCACCTGTAAACTAAAGGCCCATATCCGCCTCTGTCACAGTGGGAGACCCTGCACCTGCCCTGTTTGTGCCAAGACCTTCAAACTCAAAGGATATCTGTCCAAGCACATGAGGATTCACACAGGAGTgggagagaaaccatttagctgtggagactgtgggaaaagctttaATTTGAAGGGGAACCTAAAGAACCATATGTTGACTCACACAGGAAATAAATCATTTAGCTGTGgagactgtgggaaaagcttcatTCATAAGTGGAACCTAAGGAGCCATATgctgactcacacaggagagaaaccatttagctgtggagactgtgggaaaagcttcaatcAGGAGGGGAACCTACGGATCCATAAACGGACTCACACAGGAGGGAAACCATTTAGCTGTGATAACTGTGGGAAAAGCTTTAATCAGAAGGGGTCCCTAAAGAAGCATAaactgactcacacaggagagaaaccatttagctgtggtgactgtgggaaaagcttcaatcAGAAGGGGAACCTAAGAAACCATAAActcactcacacaggagagaaaccatttagctgtaATGATTGCGGGAAAAGCTTCACTCAAAAGTCTAACTTACTGACGCATGTGAAAAAAATACACAAAGGAGGAAAACAGGATTAA